From the genome of Virgibacillus siamensis, one region includes:
- a CDS encoding ROK family transcriptional regulator: MNTGDASYIKQLNRRILIQEIIKNKSLSRSNLARITGLNKATVSAQIQELIDNKLVVETNETALMTRGRKPILLEMNANAGYSVGIDIDEKHIRVIFIDLKGKPFSKVSFPVESQDLFKEKDKLIDKLFHYVKKFNEAYQPIGLTGIGIGIHGIVDNTHQIVFTPKQQWTNINIKEDLEETFQTNVLVDNNANLSVFAEQVYDEQISDLFCITLYSGIGLGIIQRNKIYRGYEGFAGEIGHMIVHPDGIPCTCGNHGCWERYASEKSLLEKLYENIPEHVKTKEVLAMLREDEHQETVDEFLRYLAIGLNNVINIFNPEKVIMNGTIINKSPQLLKQLEGKLSSKFNNYHQIRPSRIGSDACALGGAASALRKYLGIDSLNFVQYDYFDSDLVEA, encoded by the coding sequence ATGAACACTGGAGATGCCTCATACATCAAACAATTAAACAGACGCATCCTTATTCAGGAAATTATTAAAAATAAATCGTTGTCAAGAAGCAATCTGGCCAGAATTACCGGCCTGAATAAAGCAACTGTTTCCGCACAAATCCAGGAACTTATTGATAATAAACTGGTAGTTGAAACAAATGAAACAGCACTGATGACACGCGGCAGAAAACCAATATTGCTGGAGATGAATGCTAATGCCGGCTACAGCGTCGGTATTGATATTGATGAGAAGCATATCCGGGTTATTTTTATCGATCTGAAAGGAAAACCGTTTTCCAAAGTTTCCTTTCCTGTAGAATCCCAGGATCTGTTCAAGGAAAAAGATAAACTGATCGACAAACTGTTTCATTATGTAAAAAAATTTAATGAAGCATACCAGCCAATCGGCCTAACCGGAATCGGCATAGGAATACATGGCATCGTTGACAATACCCATCAAATTGTTTTCACACCGAAACAGCAATGGACAAACATTAATATAAAAGAAGATCTGGAAGAAACGTTCCAGACGAATGTACTGGTCGACAATAATGCAAATCTGTCAGTATTCGCCGAACAAGTTTACGATGAACAGATTTCGGACCTGTTCTGTATCACTCTGTACTCTGGTATTGGACTGGGCATTATCCAACGAAATAAAATTTACCGGGGATATGAAGGATTTGCAGGTGAAATCGGCCATATGATTGTCCATCCTGATGGCATACCATGTACTTGCGGCAACCATGGCTGCTGGGAACGTTATGCCTCCGAAAAATCATTACTTGAAAAGCTCTACGAAAATATACCGGAACATGTAAAAACGAAGGAAGTATTAGCCATGCTCCGTGAAGATGAACATCAGGAAACAGTCGATGAATTCCTGCGCTATTTAGCAATCGGGCTTAATAATGTCATCAACATTTTCAACCCGGAAAAAGTCATTATGAATGGCACCATCATTAATAAAAGCCCGCAATTACTGAAACAATTAGAAGGCAAACTATCATCCAAATTTAATAATTACCACCAAATCCGGCCATCAAGAATCGGCTCTGACGCCTGCGCACTCGGAGGAGCCGCGAGTGCACTAAGAAAATATCTCGGTATCGACAGCTTAAATTTTGTTCAGTACGATTATTTTGATAGTGATTTGGTTGAAGCGTAA
- a CDS encoding symporter small accessory protein produces the protein MFGLTDPMVIVAWIGTIVSAIICVVFGIVTWNKGDS, from the coding sequence ATGTTTGGATTAACGGATCCGATGGTAATTGTTGCATGGATCGGAACGATTGTATCCGCAATAATCTGTGTTGTGTTTGGTATTGTCACCTGGAATAAAGGGGATTCCTGA
- a CDS encoding sodium:solute symporter family protein — protein MNYMILVVVCLIFVAIMSGLAYYGYKKTVTQEDYLVGGRTISPFVMALSYGATFISTSALIGFGGVSSLFGFSLLFLALLNIVLGVLVAFAVFGTRIRRLSVKLKAYTFPDLLGKKYNSKFLTIFSASMIFLFMPAYTSIVLVGGGRFLQESLAIQYDLALFILALIVGIYVISGGIRAVMYTDAFGAVIMFIGMSIFLIATYNILGGVEVAHKGLAGMKDMVPEALVEQGHRGWTSMPAFGSQIWWTVVSTIIMGVGIGVLAQPQLAMRAMTVKNDKALYRSVLIGGIFIFFMTGAAFMIGPLSNLYFFQESGKISIDVASGNVDLVIPMFINEIMPEWFIYLFTLTLLSATISTISSLIHLQGTAFGEDILKKVGFKTVAGMNPSRLGVLIGVIAAIILAYILPPGVIARATAFWFGICAAGFLPALIGALFWKNATKQGAIVSTILGFAVSIIGFIFFHVKESAQFGISQALFGRDALLSFPWTYVDPLFYALPISAFALVGVSLITKNKQKEKTQNAGMEESI, from the coding sequence ATGAATTACATGATTCTTGTCGTAGTATGTCTAATCTTCGTCGCCATCATGTCCGGACTTGCATATTATGGCTATAAAAAGACGGTGACACAGGAGGATTACTTGGTTGGCGGACGCACCATCAGCCCTTTCGTAATGGCATTATCCTATGGAGCGACCTTTATCAGTACATCCGCATTAATCGGCTTCGGGGGTGTGTCGTCCCTATTTGGCTTTAGTCTATTATTTCTTGCGCTATTGAATATTGTTCTTGGTGTCCTGGTTGCCTTTGCGGTATTTGGCACACGCATACGGCGTTTGTCGGTAAAACTTAAGGCGTATACATTTCCGGATCTGCTGGGTAAAAAATATAATTCTAAATTCCTGACAATCTTCTCCGCTTCGATGATTTTCCTGTTCATGCCTGCCTATACAAGCATTGTCCTTGTCGGTGGCGGTCGATTTTTGCAGGAATCACTTGCCATTCAGTATGATCTAGCACTGTTTATACTAGCCCTAATCGTTGGAATTTACGTAATCAGCGGTGGAATCCGTGCCGTTATGTATACAGATGCATTTGGCGCAGTGATCATGTTTATCGGCATGTCCATTTTTCTCATTGCTACTTATAACATTCTTGGCGGAGTTGAGGTGGCTCATAAAGGACTTGCTGGTATGAAGGATATGGTTCCGGAAGCACTAGTTGAACAAGGTCATCGCGGCTGGACATCAATGCCCGCATTTGGATCGCAAATTTGGTGGACTGTTGTCAGCACCATCATCATGGGAGTAGGAATTGGCGTACTGGCTCAGCCACAGCTTGCCATGCGGGCAATGACCGTCAAGAATGATAAAGCCTTATATCGTTCCGTTTTAATCGGTGGAATCTTCATTTTCTTCATGACCGGTGCAGCATTTATGATTGGTCCATTGTCCAATCTGTATTTTTTCCAGGAAAGCGGTAAAATTTCCATTGATGTCGCATCCGGCAATGTCGATTTGGTCATTCCCATGTTTATTAATGAAATAATGCCTGAATGGTTTATTTACCTGTTTACCCTTACATTGCTGTCTGCAACGATTTCAACCATCAGCTCACTTATTCACTTGCAGGGTACAGCCTTTGGCGAGGATATTTTGAAAAAAGTTGGATTCAAAACAGTTGCAGGCATGAACCCGTCACGACTTGGGGTATTGATTGGCGTCATCGCAGCAATTATTCTGGCTTACATCCTGCCACCAGGCGTTATTGCACGTGCTACCGCATTCTGGTTCGGAATATGTGCAGCAGGATTCCTGCCTGCTTTAATCGGTGCATTATTTTGGAAGAATGCTACAAAGCAGGGCGCGATTGTCAGCACCATTTTAGGGTTTGCAGTTAGTATCATCGGGTTTATATTTTTCCATGTGAAAGAATCGGCTCAATTTGGGATTTCACAGGCGTTGTTCGGCAGAGATGCCCTGCTCAGTTTCCCCTGGACATACGTTGATCCATTGTTTTATGCCTTGCCGATTTCAGCATTCGCGTTAGTCGGGGTCAGTTTAATAACAAAAAATAAACAGAAAGAGAAAACTCAAAATGCTGGAATGGAGGAGAGTATCTGA
- a CDS encoding YndM family protein, producing MDHVKALIIKFIMCTAVLWIVLGAFYGVGFGDILMLSVLLTAVSYIVGDLLLLPRFENWGATLVDLGLTFLGIWFLGPLLFEENIPLGTAAIFSAIVIAVGEYFFHKYMEKEVLDDWDQFVTDEDRDVERAKVQTEFSEELSDTDRKRDE from the coding sequence ATGGATCATGTTAAAGCATTAATCATTAAGTTTATTATGTGCACAGCAGTTCTGTGGATTGTACTCGGTGCATTTTATGGTGTGGGATTCGGCGACATATTGATGTTGAGTGTATTGTTGACCGCCGTCTCTTATATTGTTGGAGATCTTTTGCTCCTGCCTCGCTTTGAAAACTGGGGAGCAACACTGGTGGATTTGGGACTGACATTCCTTGGAATCTGGTTTCTCGGTCCGCTTCTATTTGAAGAAAACATTCCGCTCGGCACAGCTGCAATCTTTTCCGCCATCGTCATAGCAGTCGGGGAATACTTCTTCCACAAATATATGGAAAAAGAAGTGCTCGACGACTGGGATCAATTTGTCACTGACGAAGATCGCGATGTGGAACGTGCGAAAGTACAGACAGAATTCAGCGAGGAACTATCAGATACTGACAGAAAACGTGATGAGTAG
- a CDS encoding type II secretion system F family protein: MLVFYISLFITVSLFLYGVASVFGKEQSLVQQRIDTYLINNQHVAAAAKEADLSFKERIIKPFWIELKRKFRRKLSKEKVSKLEIKLLQAGEPFGMGPVEFKIIQLLLILVLPAVAIMYGLALHLGGAIVLLAAVIGLAVAIQLPNLYLRIKIDKRSRLAIKELPDVLDLLTISLEAGLGFDAAVSQVVKKKKGVLADAFNVTLEEMRLGKTRKNALNDMNNRLQLEELKTLIYSIIQAEKLGIGMVSVLRVQTEDIRERRRQQAEEKAMKAPIKMMFPLVIFIFPTLFIILLGPAILQFMANF; this comes from the coding sequence ATGCTTGTATTCTATATTAGTTTATTTATTACCGTAAGTCTGTTTTTATATGGTGTTGCCAGTGTATTCGGAAAAGAGCAGAGTCTTGTCCAGCAGCGGATTGATACGTATCTGATTAATAATCAGCATGTGGCTGCAGCTGCAAAAGAAGCAGATCTATCTTTCAAGGAGCGTATCATTAAGCCATTTTGGATAGAGCTGAAGCGGAAATTCAGAAGAAAATTAAGTAAAGAAAAAGTGTCCAAGCTTGAAATAAAATTACTGCAGGCAGGGGAACCATTCGGGATGGGACCTGTAGAATTCAAAATTATCCAGTTGCTGTTAATACTTGTATTGCCGGCGGTAGCGATTATGTATGGACTCGCACTTCATCTTGGTGGAGCTATTGTACTGCTCGCAGCTGTAATTGGCCTGGCAGTTGCCATCCAGCTTCCTAATTTGTATCTGCGGATAAAAATTGATAAAAGAAGCCGTCTTGCAATAAAGGAACTTCCTGATGTACTTGACTTACTGACAATCAGTCTGGAAGCAGGTCTTGGTTTTGATGCAGCTGTCAGTCAGGTGGTTAAGAAAAAGAAGGGTGTTTTGGCTGATGCGTTTAATGTAACATTGGAAGAAATGCGTCTGGGAAAAACCCGGAAAAACGCGTTAAATGATATGAATAACAGGCTTCAATTGGAAGAATTGAAAACGTTAATATACAGTATTATCCAAGCGGAGAAACTGGGAATCGGGATGGTATCCGTACTGCGTGTACAGACAGAGGATATACGAGAACGCCGCCGTCAACAGGCCGAAGAAAAAGCAATGAAAGCTCCGATCAAAATGATGTTCCCGCTTGTCATCTTTATTTTTCCGACGCTGTTCATTATCCTGCTGGGACCGGCCATCCTGCAGTTCATGGCGAATTTTTAA
- a CDS encoding type II secretion system F family protein, whose amino-acid sequence MAILLFVSMFLTVFLLLSGISMLRKSKDDQYWEKSPRSFSEVLKDANQQLKNLLIRKKKPGKKRNTLQEQLSIAGVLMKPEEFAIFRWMFAVITAGLLHLITGNFVLMLLGFASGFVLPMLWLKRKQKKRIKAFNDGLPGMITSIIGSLRAGFGFLQSLQIVAQESYSPIKDEVELVLKSLQYGTSMDDALLEWKRRMPSAELGLLVDAIIIQRQSGGNLAYLLDKIVKTNRARTKIESQIKTLTAQGKLSGLIISLLPVVLGLLIFIINPEYIMTLFTNPIGMLMLVAAGIGFIIGFIFVHKITTIEV is encoded by the coding sequence ATGGCTATTTTATTGTTTGTCAGTATGTTTTTAACCGTATTTCTTTTATTGTCGGGTATCAGCATGCTTCGTAAATCAAAAGATGACCAATACTGGGAAAAATCCCCGCGTTCTTTTTCGGAAGTTTTAAAGGATGCGAACCAGCAGCTGAAAAATTTGTTGATACGGAAAAAGAAGCCAGGAAAGAAACGTAATACACTGCAGGAACAACTGAGTATTGCCGGCGTTCTTATGAAACCGGAAGAATTCGCGATTTTCCGCTGGATGTTTGCAGTGATTACGGCAGGTTTGTTGCACCTGATTACTGGAAATTTCGTGTTAATGCTGCTTGGATTTGCATCAGGGTTTGTTTTACCGATGTTGTGGCTGAAACGAAAACAGAAAAAGCGGATTAAGGCATTTAATGACGGATTACCTGGTATGATCACATCAATTATCGGGTCCTTACGGGCAGGATTTGGCTTTCTGCAGTCACTGCAAATCGTTGCCCAGGAATCGTATTCTCCAATCAAGGATGAGGTTGAACTCGTCCTTAAATCGTTGCAGTATGGAACGAGTATGGATGATGCACTATTGGAATGGAAACGGCGCATGCCGAGTGCGGAACTGGGTTTACTTGTCGATGCGATTATTATTCAACGGCAGTCCGGGGGGAATCTTGCCTATCTGCTGGATAAAATTGTCAAGACAAACCGGGCCAGAACAAAAATAGAAAGCCAAATCAAAACATTGACCGCACAAGGAAAATTATCCGGACTGATCATTAGTTTGCTTCCGGTTGTACTCGGTCTTTTGATATTTATCATTAACCCGGAATATATTATGACGCTTTTCACCAATCCAATTGGAATGCTGATGCTGGTTGCTGCAGGTATCGGATTTATCATCGGTTTTATATTTGTCCACAAAATCACTACAATTGAGGTGTAG
- a CDS encoding CpaF family protein: MSLLEKLKAKNSDMYRETENSPLIDPVEKKAVEEIQPVREKKMKTKDLDQVSEQPAEAAVYELKPVLPKRSVSEKTVQQEDTEEDREFKHLVFKFILRERRNDDVDTIIDDLNGIIGEIYEENPWVKKVHDLERLKTEIRNDLTGYGPITPLLEDDSVTEVMVNGPNKVYAERDGKLILTDVVFRDNDHVMAVLEKIVAPLGRRIDESSPMVDARLQDGSRVNAIIPPLALIGPTITIRKFAKEPFTIHDLINFGTLSEEMAMFLQACVDAKLNLFISGGTGSGKTTTLNVLSSFISNTDRIVTIEDAAELQLGQEHVVSLETRPPNMEGNGAVSIRDLVRNALRMRPDRIVVGEVRSGEALDMLQAMNTGHDGSLATGHSNSPRDMVSRLETMVLMAGMDLPVKAIREQIAGALDVIIHQSRLRDGTRRITNITEVQNLEGDVIVLQDIFTFRQSGVGKDGRILGKLVPTGVRPGFYERMKDEGVELPPSIFVEKSE, translated from the coding sequence ATGAGTCTGCTGGAAAAACTAAAGGCAAAAAACAGCGACATGTACCGGGAAACAGAAAACAGTCCGTTAATTGATCCGGTTGAAAAGAAGGCTGTTGAGGAAATTCAGCCTGTACGGGAAAAGAAAATGAAAACGAAGGACCTGGATCAAGTATCTGAACAACCAGCCGAAGCTGCTGTGTATGAACTGAAACCTGTATTGCCAAAAAGATCGGTGTCTGAAAAGACCGTCCAACAAGAGGATACTGAGGAAGACCGCGAATTTAAACATCTTGTTTTTAAATTTATTTTACGTGAACGACGGAATGATGATGTGGACACAATCATCGATGATTTAAATGGCATCATCGGGGAGATTTATGAGGAGAATCCGTGGGTAAAAAAAGTACATGATCTGGAACGGCTGAAAACGGAAATCCGGAACGACCTTACCGGATACGGGCCGATTACACCATTGCTGGAAGATGACAGTGTGACGGAGGTAATGGTGAATGGGCCAAACAAGGTGTATGCGGAACGTGACGGAAAACTTATTCTGACTGATGTAGTGTTCCGCGATAACGACCATGTCATGGCAGTTCTGGAAAAAATTGTGGCACCGCTAGGCCGCCGTATCGATGAAAGCAGTCCAATGGTGGACGCACGTTTACAGGATGGCTCCCGGGTAAATGCCATCATTCCTCCCCTTGCCTTGATTGGACCAACGATTACAATCCGTAAATTTGCCAAAGAACCTTTTACAATCCATGATCTGATCAATTTTGGTACCTTGTCAGAAGAAATGGCGATGTTTCTTCAGGCCTGTGTGGATGCGAAATTGAATTTGTTTATAAGCGGCGGGACAGGATCCGGGAAAACAACGACATTGAATGTTTTATCATCGTTTATATCGAATACGGATCGAATTGTAACAATTGAAGATGCAGCAGAGCTTCAGCTCGGGCAGGAACACGTTGTATCACTGGAAACCCGCCCGCCGAATATGGAAGGCAATGGTGCAGTTTCCATTCGTGATCTCGTTCGAAATGCACTGCGTATGCGTCCCGACCGTATTGTGGTTGGTGAAGTCAGAAGTGGTGAGGCGCTGGACATGCTTCAGGCAATGAACACCGGACATGACGGTTCATTAGCGACAGGGCATTCGAACAGTCCGCGTGATATGGTATCACGCCTGGAAACAATGGTACTGATGGCAGGAATGGATCTTCCTGTTAAAGCTATCAGGGAGCAGATCGCCGGAGCCTTGGATGTCATCATTCATCAATCACGGCTTCGGGATGGCACACGGCGCATTACCAATATTACCGAAGTGCAAAATCTGGAAGGGGATGTCATTGTGCTGCAGGATATTTTCACATTTAGACAATCCGGTGTTGGAAAGGACGGAAGAATTCTGGGAAAGCTGGTTCCTACTGGTGTCCGTCCTGGATTTTATGAGCGCATGAAAGACGAGGGCGTTGAATTACCGCCATCCATTTTTGTTGAAAAATCGGAGTGA
- a CDS encoding AAA family ATPase: MDGFTTSNRQVVAVCSPTGGLGRTVITANLAIFLAMRYSRVSVIDGDLQFGDLSMAFNLDPELTMKELVEKNDYFNVPKYITTHMTGVNLLAAPKRPEFADMIQPYMVSSVIKQLRSKSDVVFIEAPAGFNDHSLRIMEEADMILVVTTPGLAALKSIRLMIETLETLGLKEKVQLVVNRSTLPSVIKKTEVSNLTKLEAVYYLLDDSKNVPYSMDIGMPLIRSKPDLNISKGIEELAKKLFMLERGATDKKSPKRGLLPSLKKDKRLRGKENESAGKTKGKKQRHVPGNRKQSVN, from the coding sequence GTGGATGGATTTACAACCAGCAATAGACAGGTAGTTGCTGTCTGCAGTCCGACGGGAGGATTGGGACGTACCGTTATCACTGCTAATCTGGCAATCTTTCTGGCGATGCGTTATTCACGTGTAAGTGTAATAGATGGTGACCTGCAATTCGGGGATCTTAGCATGGCATTTAACCTGGACCCGGAATTGACAATGAAAGAACTCGTTGAGAAAAATGATTATTTCAATGTTCCAAAGTATATAACGACCCATATGACCGGTGTGAACCTGCTTGCGGCTCCGAAACGTCCGGAATTTGCCGACATGATTCAGCCGTATATGGTTTCTTCTGTAATTAAGCAATTGCGGAGTAAGTCAGATGTTGTTTTTATCGAAGCCCCAGCAGGCTTTAATGACCATTCGCTAAGAATCATGGAAGAGGCGGATATGATTTTAGTTGTCACAACACCAGGCCTTGCAGCATTGAAAAGTATCCGGTTGATGATTGAAACACTGGAAACGTTGGGATTAAAAGAGAAAGTGCAGCTCGTTGTGAATCGTTCAACATTACCGTCTGTGATTAAAAAGACAGAAGTATCCAACCTTACCAAATTGGAAGCTGTTTATTATTTGCTTGATGACTCCAAAAATGTTCCATACTCCATGGATATAGGGATGCCGTTGATCAGAAGCAAGCCGGATCTGAATATTTCCAAGGGAATTGAGGAATTGGCTAAAAAACTGTTTATGCTGGAACGGGGTGCAACGGATAAAAAGTCTCCAAAACGAGGGTTGCTTCCATCTTTAAAAAAAGATAAACGATTGCGAGGGAAGGAAAATGAGTCTGCTGGAAAAACTAAAGGCAAAAAACAGCGACATGTACCGGGAAACAGAAAACAGTCCGTTAATTGA
- the cpaB gene encoding Flp pilus assembly protein CpaB, with the protein MKAGKILLLALLSGIITTGIFYLVVIQSSPADSAEQKENQELEAVVVAGTDIKQDEKLTEENITIRQMVKKDIHEEAVRDKQEVIGQYASASLKAGEVILQHRVRKQNDLTAFVSRKINEKMRGVSIDVKYDESVSNLTVPEDFVDVYSNVITNDKTTPIEVRTERLLEKTRVLAVGERIVEKSKAEGEEPYITVTLEVTPEQATELIHAAQIGTFHLALHSRLKTDEKTEKTDSAAEAEKVESETEQSKEKVEANEDNKKSSKEENKNNDGEKNKDKK; encoded by the coding sequence ATGAAAGCAGGAAAAATATTATTACTGGCACTTCTTTCGGGGATTATCACGACCGGAATTTTTTATTTGGTTGTCATCCAGAGTTCTCCGGCAGATTCTGCAGAACAGAAAGAAAACCAAGAATTAGAGGCTGTAGTTGTTGCTGGTACAGATATAAAACAGGATGAGAAATTGACAGAAGAAAATATAACGATAAGACAAATGGTGAAAAAAGATATCCACGAGGAAGCAGTTCGGGACAAGCAGGAAGTTATCGGTCAATATGCATCTGCCTCCTTAAAAGCAGGGGAGGTTATCCTGCAGCACCGTGTCCGTAAACAGAATGATTTGACAGCCTTTGTATCACGGAAAATAAACGAAAAAATGCGCGGGGTTTCGATTGATGTAAAATACGATGAATCTGTTTCCAATCTTACAGTACCGGAAGATTTTGTCGATGTCTATTCAAACGTAATTACGAATGATAAGACTACACCAATTGAAGTCAGAACAGAGCGGTTACTAGAGAAAACCCGAGTCCTCGCTGTAGGAGAACGTATTGTTGAAAAAAGCAAGGCTGAAGGTGAAGAGCCTTATATAACGGTTACCTTGGAAGTCACCCCGGAACAGGCAACAGAATTGATCCATGCAGCACAAATTGGAACATTCCATTTGGCACTTCACAGCAGGCTGAAAACGGATGAAAAAACCGAAAAAACTGATTCCGCAGCAGAAGCGGAAAAAGTTGAATCAGAGACAGAACAATCTAAAGAAAAAGTAGAAGCGAATGAAGATAACAAGAAATCTTCAAAAGAGGAAAACAAGAACAATGATGGTGAGAAAAATAAGGATAAAAAATAA
- a CDS encoding pilus assembly protein TadG-related protein, which yields MRAFFKKLNKENGNVMVLVAAGMGALLLMTGLVIDGGHLFYQKSHLQKTANAAALSGAQEIVNSETDVTTVVDKILVEHGESTSLKNLDITLGSQLNVVLNKDVPLFFASLFGIEKMPVTVNAKAGINPIGAAVGAVPLGIDESVELNYGQSYTLKVDSGDVDHGNFGVLALDGPGARSYEQTLTYGFDEELKIGETIETESGNMAGPTRRGVDYRIDACPAGDYTDRDCERIMLVIVYEPFEVKNGKLNSVKITGFAYFYLNERMSQNDDEINGVFIKRTGRDSTGDIEAIDSGAYAVSLME from the coding sequence ATGCGAGCTTTTTTTAAAAAACTGAACAAGGAAAATGGAAATGTGATGGTGCTTGTCGCTGCTGGCATGGGAGCGTTGCTGCTGATGACAGGGCTGGTTATCGATGGCGGACATTTATTTTACCAAAAAAGTCACCTGCAAAAAACGGCCAACGCTGCTGCGCTGTCCGGTGCTCAGGAAATTGTGAACAGTGAGACGGATGTGACAACGGTAGTGGATAAAATTCTTGTGGAACACGGGGAATCCACCAGCCTGAAAAATCTGGACATAACGCTGGGAAGTCAATTGAATGTTGTTCTGAATAAGGATGTTCCGCTTTTCTTTGCATCATTATTCGGCATTGAGAAGATGCCAGTGACGGTAAATGCCAAGGCGGGCATTAATCCGATTGGTGCTGCGGTTGGGGCCGTGCCGCTTGGGATCGATGAGTCCGTTGAATTGAATTATGGACAATCCTATACCTTAAAAGTGGATTCCGGAGATGTGGACCATGGGAACTTTGGGGTACTTGCATTGGATGGACCTGGTGCAAGAAGTTATGAGCAGACGCTGACATACGGTTTTGATGAGGAATTGAAGATTGGTGAAACAATCGAGACAGAATCCGGTAATATGGCCGGACCTACCCGACGCGGAGTTGATTATCGGATAGATGCGTGTCCTGCCGGAGATTATACTGATCGGGATTGTGAGCGGATTATGCTTGTAATTGTATATGAACCATTTGAAGTGAAAAACGGCAAATTAAACAGTGTTAAAATTACCGGATTTGCATATTTTTATCTCAATGAGCGAATGTCACAAAATGATGACGAGATTAACGGGGTTTTTATTAAACGGACTGGACGGGACAGTACAGGTGATATAGAAGCTATTGATAGTGGAGCATACGCAGTCAGTCTGATGGAGTAG
- a CDS encoding TadE/TadG family type IV pilus assembly protein, producing MIKKEDGQSLVEFALVIPILLLLLVGIFDFGRIMFSYLELEMVSQETVRKAGLGAGDSEIISYALDANHYSLVDSSRVNVVSISPDEGARDSGDYVTVTLSYPVQFLRVLGDLSIPFTVESSSTIRVE from the coding sequence ATGATCAAAAAGGAGGATGGTCAGTCCCTGGTGGAGTTTGCGCTTGTTATTCCGATATTATTGCTGCTCCTGGTAGGGATTTTTGACTTTGGACGCATTATGTTTTCCTATCTGGAATTGGAAATGGTATCCCAGGAAACTGTCCGAAAAGCCGGCTTGGGAGCGGGCGATAGTGAAATAATATCGTATGCGCTCGATGCGAATCATTATTCGTTGGTTGATTCCTCGCGGGTAAATGTGGTGTCCATCAGCCCGGATGAAGGAGCAAGGGATTCAGGTGATTATGTGACTGTGACCCTGTCCTACCCGGTTCAATTTTTACGGGTATTAGGGGATTTATCTATTCCTTTTACTGTTGAATCAAGTTCGACGATACGGGTTGAATGA
- a CDS encoding A24 family peptidase has protein sequence MIDILLIIILLICVITDIRSRKIYNKIIYPALLFTFGFQLITDGWAGLGHSFIGFLIGFGLLLIPYMLGGMGAGDVKLLALIGAMKGGAFVFESFIYMALIGAVFAIGIILFRRGVFKSILYYISSLKQGVLLRGGISRGSLSATYPYGVAIAGGAFLCMVMQGWNVL, from the coding sequence ATGATAGACATCTTGCTGATTATCATTCTATTAATTTGCGTCATCACTGATATCAGAAGCCGTAAAATCTACAACAAAATAATATACCCCGCCTTACTGTTCACATTTGGTTTCCAGCTGATAACAGACGGCTGGGCTGGACTTGGCCATTCTTTCATTGGTTTTTTGATTGGATTTGGACTATTACTGATCCCGTACATGCTTGGCGGTATGGGAGCAGGCGATGTGAAATTACTTGCCTTAATCGGTGCGATGAAGGGCGGCGCGTTTGTGTTTGAATCATTTATCTATATGGCGCTGATCGGTGCTGTATTTGCTATCGGAATTATTTTATTTCGGCGCGGCGTATTCAAATCGATTCTCTATTATATAAGCAGTCTGAAACAAGGCGTTTTGCTTCGTGGGGGGATATCACGCGGTTCCTTGTCGGCAACCTATCCATACGGTGTTGCTATCGCCGGTGGAGCATTTTTATGCATGGTGATGCAGGGGTGGAATGTCCTATGA
- a CDS encoding Flp family type IVb pilin, which translates to MLDRFVGLFKEEEGQGMVEYGLIIGLVAVVVVAALVAVGDELVNIFDEIVKKLKGEETV; encoded by the coding sequence ATGTTAGATCGTTTCGTAGGATTGTTCAAGGAAGAAGAAGGACAAGGTATGGTTGAATATGGTTTGATTATTGGGTTGGTTGCTGTTGTGGTTGTTGCGGCTTTAGTAGCCGTTGGTGATGAACTTGTAAATATCTTTGATGAAATAGTTAAAAAGTTAAAGGGAGAAGAAACAGTTTAA